One segment of Platichthys flesus chromosome 15, fPlaFle2.1, whole genome shotgun sequence DNA contains the following:
- the smad9 gene encoding mothers against decapentaplegic homolog 9 — protein sequence MNSSNAITSLFSFTSPAVKRLLGWKQGDEEEKWAEKAVDSLVKKLKKKKGAMEELERALSCPGQPSKCVTIPRSLDGRLQVSHRKGLPHVIYCRVWRWPDLQSHHELKALECCEFAFGSKQKDICVNPYHYRRVETPVLPPVLVPRHSEFNPQHSLLAKFRNASLHSEPLMPQNATYPDSFPPMPCASFSSSNASSLGQSPTSQSYPSSPNSSVEPGSPYHIMAETPPPPYTMMETSPQDDVKSGNSTTTTKLTFSAPHTDLRPVCYEEPEYWCSIAYYELNNRVGETFHASSRSVLVDGFTDPSNNKNRFCLGLLSNVNRNSTIEHTRRHIGKGLHLYYVGGEVYAECLSDSSIFVQSRNCNFQHGFHSTTVCKIPSGCSLKIFNNQLFAQLLAQSVNHGFEVVYELTKMCTIRMSFVKGWGAEYHRQDVTSTPCWIEVHLHGPLQWLDKVLTQMGSPHNPISSVS from the exons ATGAACTCCTCAAACGCCATTAcgtccctcttctccttcaccagCCCGGCTGTGAAGCGCCTGCTCGGCTGGAAGCaaggggacgaggaggagaagtgggCAGAAAAGGCAGTGGATTCACTGGTGAAGAAgctaaagaagaagaagggggcgatggaggagctggagagggcaCTCAGCTGCCCCGGGCAGCCCA GCAAGTGTGTGACGATCCCCCGCTCGCTGGACGGCCGGCTGCAGGTGTCCCACAGGAAGGGTCTGCCCCACGTCATCTACTGCCGGGTGTGGCGCTGGCCCGACCTGCAGTCGCACCACGAGCTGAAGGCCCTGGAGTGCTGCGAGTTCGCCTTCGGCTCCAAGCAGAAGGACATCTGCGTCAACCCCTACCACTACAGGCGCGTGGAGACCCCTG TGCTGCCGCCGGTACTGGTCCCACGCCACAGCGAGTTCAACCCTCAGCACAGTTTGCTGGCCAAGTTCAGGAACGCCTCCCTGCACAGCGAGCCTCTGATGCCCCAGAACGCCACTTACCCGGACTCCTTCCCGCCGATGCCCTgcgcctccttctcctcctccaacgCCTCCTCCCTCGGCCAGTCTCCCACCTCGCAGAGTTACCCCAGCTCCCCCAACAGCTCCGTGGAGCCGGGCAGCCCGTATCACATCATGG CTGAGACCCCCCCGCCTCCGTACACCATGATGGAGACAAGTCCTCAAGACGATGTGAAGTCCGGCAACTCCACAACAACCACTAAACTCACcttctctgctccacacacag ACCTGCGTCCCGTTTGCTACGAGGAGCCGGAGTACTGGTGCTCCATCGCTTACTACGAGCTCAACAACCGGGTGGGCGAGACCTTCCACGCGTCGTCCCGCAGCGTCCTGGTGGACGGCTTCACGGACCCGTCCAACAACAAGAACCGCTTCTGCCTCGGCCTGCTGTCCAACGTCAACCGCAACTCCACCATCGagcacacacgcaggcacataGGCAAAG GGCTCCACCTGTACTACGTGGGCGGCGAGGTGTACGCCGAGTGCCTGAGCGACAGCAGCATCTTCGTCCAGAGCCGCAATTGCAATTTCCAGCACGGCTTCCACTCCACCACCGTGTGCAAGATCCCCAGCGGCTGCAGCCTCAAGATCTTCAACAACCAGCTGTTCGCTCAGCTCCTGGCCCAGTCCGTCAACCACGGCTTCGAGGTCGTCTACGAGCTCACCAAGATGTGCACCATCCGGATGAGCTTCGTCAAG GGTTGGGGCGCTGAATACCACCGGCAGGATGTGACCAGCACCCCCTGCTGGATCGAGGTACACCTGCACGGGCCCCTGCAGTGGCTGGACAAGGTCCTCACACAGATGGGCTCCCCGCACAACCCCATTTCCTCCGTGTCCTAA
- the rfxap gene encoding regulatory factor X-associated protein — protein sequence MSEDDGSAPANKDRDSTLLLTKDGQRYYVSKAGVVDSRNVITPHEPDNNASSYDMDDPDEESDMLDTSDPRDGAASPEELNDEDTSEGDNAPKQCTYDGCTETTTQVAKQRKPWMCKKHRNKMYKDKYKKKKSDQAMSSGKIEENSEERPVSVNKQRLGAMGDRPARPSLIEQVLNQKRLSLLRSPEVIGFLQQQQQLLATQNRSQAQGQFPGC from the exons ATGAGCGAAGATGACGGTTCGGCTCCGGCGAACAAAGACCGGGACTCCACGCTCCTGCTCACCAAGGACGGGCAGCGGTACTACGTGAGCAAGGCCGGGGTGGTGGACAGCCGGAACGTCATAACGCCCCACGAGCCGGACAACAACGCCTCCTCCTACGACATGGACGACCCGGACGAGGAGAGCGACATGCTGGACACCTCGGACCCCAGGGACGGCGCCGCCAGCCCGGAGGAGCTGAACGACGAGGACACCTCGGAGGGCGACAACGCCCCCAAGCAGTGCACGTACGACGGCTGCACGGAGACCACGACGCAGGTGGCCAAGCAGCGGAAGCCGTGGATGTGCAAGAAACACCGCAACAAGATGTACAAGGACAagtacaagaagaagaagagcgatCAGGCCATGTCCAGTGGGAAGATAGAA gaAAACTCTGAGGAGCGGCCAGTGTCTGTGAACAAGCAGCGACTGGGTGCCATGGGGGACCGCCCGGCCCGACCCTCCCTGATAGAGCAGGTCCTCAACCAGAAGAGACTG tccctgctccggaGTCCAGAGGTGATCggtttcctgcagcagcagcagcagctcctggccACACAGAACCGCAGCCAAGCACAGGGACAGTTCCCGGGTTGTTGA